One Natrinema marinum genomic window carries:
- a CDS encoding helix-turn-helix domain-containing protein translates to MTGFRATVVIRDPDGCPVADVSAHAEEPVDSVSRSSQVTADGTVVEEFGVAADAAVDGGAEVDITPVQSNDREAIYRFERDEAADCACEIVETTGTPVSSVRAQDGALLVSFRTLELAAVAEIVDELRAYFDGVLVEELSQDHEDISADPVVVDRDELTARQREIVGTAHEMGYFDYPKGANATDVAEELGVARSTFTEHLAAAQTKLMDAILEK, encoded by the coding sequence ATGACGGGTTTTCGTGCAACGGTCGTCATCCGAGATCCGGACGGCTGCCCGGTCGCCGACGTCTCGGCCCACGCCGAGGAGCCGGTCGATTCCGTCTCCCGGTCGTCGCAAGTGACCGCGGACGGAACGGTCGTCGAGGAGTTCGGCGTCGCCGCGGACGCCGCGGTCGACGGCGGTGCCGAGGTCGACATCACGCCGGTCCAGTCCAATGATCGGGAAGCGATATACCGGTTCGAACGCGACGAGGCTGCCGACTGCGCCTGCGAGATCGTCGAGACGACGGGGACGCCAGTCTCGTCGGTTCGCGCACAGGACGGCGCGTTGCTGGTCTCGTTTCGCACGCTCGAGCTCGCGGCGGTCGCCGAAATCGTCGACGAGCTCCGGGCGTACTTCGACGGCGTTCTGGTCGAGGAACTCTCCCAGGACCACGAGGATATCTCCGCCGATCCGGTCGTCGTCGACCGTGACGAACTCACGGCGCGCCAGCGAGAGATCGTCGGGACGGCCCACGAAATGGGCTACTTCGACTACCCCAAGGGCGCGAACGCGACCGACGTGGCCGAGGAACTCGGTGTCGCTCGCTCGACGTTCACCGAGCACCTCGCGGCGGCCCAGACGAAGCTCATGGACGCGATCCTCGAGAAGTGA
- a CDS encoding cell division protein SepF, translating to MGLMSKILGGSQSRTVEDYAELNLEDVSTESAAATMQVHIAEVNGKADAIDIKDAVYDGDIVIADITRLRTEDSTVEHIVDELRQVAQEVDGDIVRKGDDQMIITPTGIRISREKLGQKR from the coding sequence ATGGGACTCATGAGCAAAATTCTCGGCGGCAGTCAGTCGCGAACCGTCGAGGATTACGCCGAACTGAACCTCGAGGACGTCTCGACGGAGTCGGCAGCGGCGACGATGCAGGTCCACATCGCGGAAGTAAACGGCAAGGCCGACGCGATCGACATCAAAGACGCCGTCTACGACGGCGATATTGTCATCGCGGATATCACGCGCCTGCGAACCGAGGACAGCACCGTCGAGCACATCGTCGACGAACTCCGGCAAGTCGCTCAGGAGGTCGACGGCGACATCGTCCGCAAGGGCGACGACCAGATGATCATCACGCCGACCGGCATCCGGATCAGCCGCGAGAAACTCGGCCAGAAACGCTGA
- a CDS encoding CBS domain-containing protein — protein MIETTVDAVEVRSPRTVTTKTPVTEAAQYLRRTDVPALPVLEDESVVGIVTESDIVALVAETDDRPVVGEIMSSPVTTVAPAATLAEAAETMRTAGVKQLPVIGNGVYRGLLSAATLAPYLPRHRLEIEWADEPMSLESVDGREITADD, from the coding sequence ATGATTGAAACGACAGTCGACGCCGTTGAGGTCCGCTCGCCGCGGACGGTTACCACGAAAACGCCCGTCACCGAAGCCGCTCAGTACCTCCGCCGAACCGACGTGCCCGCGCTCCCCGTGCTCGAGGACGAGTCCGTCGTCGGCATCGTTACCGAGTCGGATATCGTCGCGCTGGTCGCCGAAACCGACGACCGGCCGGTCGTGGGCGAGATCATGTCGTCGCCGGTGACCACGGTCGCGCCGGCCGCGACGTTGGCCGAGGCCGCCGAAACGATGCGAACCGCCGGCGTCAAACAGCTTCCCGTCATCGGCAACGGCGTCTACCGCGGGCTGCTGTCGGCGGCGACGCTCGCTCCGTACCTCCCGCGACACCGCCTCGAGATAGAGTGGGCGGACGAGCCGATGTCACTCGAGTCGGTCGACGGTCGGGAGATCACCGCGGACGACTGA
- a CDS encoding RNA-binding protein, whose product MQVKSRHHLRSDAVSDLETALEDHLGVSPDGDAYERVEFEDTDWEVVLIDGEPQVAYFDEEPFLTVRGANAYEPEKRLVTVDAGAISFVSDGADVMRPGITEATDDISPDDLVVIAEESHGKVLAVGRARVEGADMAGNEGKVVDSLHHVGDELYEFTG is encoded by the coding sequence ATGCAGGTCAAATCGCGACACCATCTCCGCAGTGACGCCGTCTCCGACCTCGAGACGGCGCTCGAGGACCACCTCGGCGTCTCGCCCGACGGCGACGCCTACGAGCGCGTCGAGTTCGAGGACACCGACTGGGAGGTCGTCCTCATCGACGGCGAACCCCAGGTCGCGTACTTCGACGAGGAGCCGTTTCTCACCGTGCGCGGGGCCAACGCCTACGAACCGGAAAAGCGGCTCGTCACCGTCGACGCTGGCGCGATCTCCTTCGTGAGCGACGGGGCAGACGTGATGCGCCCCGGCATCACGGAGGCGACCGACGACATCTCGCCGGACGATTTAGTCGTAATTGCCGAGGAGTCCCACGGAAAGGTGCTCGCCGTCGGCCGCGCCCGCGTCGAGGGCGCGGACATGGCCGGCAACGAGGGGAAGGTCGTCGACTCGCTGCACCACGTCGGCGACGAACTCTACGAGTTCACGGGGTAG
- a CDS encoding metallophosphoesterase: MASEYVFISDLHMGGDEQLTALDFEDELCDFLAELAERGGDVELIINGDAFGLWEYAEVTGPAKLERVIDDHSRVFEQLRATGAEIDVTLIPGNHDYDLACYDAHVDRLAAFNVSLEQEIAITREVGDARIWIEHGQQHDANNRLPDWGNPDALPVGYFIVQRIVAAAGRYSGQARGDWLRDIQSVAPMEEIPRWLLSNYFYREMSPYLRAVVIPLLLFFNFTLVYLFGTVLETVGILPPQFFTDNPIVNALGVGAYVLELIVAINAVIIVILLLLAIPLWFFRRDLERTLERFGVVLSGVRVGQGDEPFLNAAREVFEAHSDVAVFVYGHTHRASVAEWGDRVVVNTGTWLKKLQHVETWFSRLPGVYYPSFRLNYVRIFADGDRIVVEYEEIDTERSVDLTRFQRLVARRPPEPDPIPTRTVIDPDGSLELPASESDLDADLERRVAAGSTDAADSSAGERADDERDRTR; the protein is encoded by the coding sequence ATGGCCAGCGAGTACGTCTTCATCAGCGACCTCCACATGGGCGGCGACGAACAGCTGACGGCGCTGGATTTCGAGGACGAACTCTGTGACTTCCTCGCGGAACTCGCAGAGCGCGGCGGCGACGTCGAGTTGATCATCAACGGCGACGCGTTCGGGCTGTGGGAGTACGCCGAAGTGACGGGACCGGCGAAGCTCGAGCGGGTGATCGACGACCATTCACGCGTGTTCGAGCAGCTTCGCGCGACCGGTGCCGAGATCGACGTAACCCTCATTCCGGGCAACCACGACTACGATCTCGCCTGTTACGACGCCCACGTCGATCGCCTCGCGGCGTTCAACGTCTCGCTCGAGCAGGAGATCGCGATCACCCGCGAGGTCGGCGACGCCCGGATCTGGATCGAGCACGGCCAGCAACACGACGCGAACAACCGGCTGCCAGACTGGGGGAACCCCGACGCGCTCCCGGTCGGCTACTTCATCGTCCAGCGAATCGTTGCCGCGGCCGGCCGCTACTCCGGCCAGGCGAGAGGCGACTGGCTGCGCGACATTCAGTCCGTCGCCCCGATGGAGGAGATCCCGCGCTGGCTCCTCTCGAACTACTTCTATCGGGAGATGAGTCCCTACCTGCGTGCGGTCGTCATCCCGCTGTTGCTCTTTTTTAACTTCACGCTCGTCTACCTGTTTGGCACCGTCCTCGAGACGGTCGGGATCCTCCCCCCACAGTTTTTCACCGACAATCCGATCGTCAACGCGCTCGGCGTCGGCGCGTACGTCCTCGAACTCATCGTCGCGATCAACGCGGTGATCATCGTCATCCTACTGTTGCTCGCGATTCCGCTGTGGTTTTTCAGACGCGATCTCGAGCGAACCCTCGAGCGTTTCGGCGTCGTGCTCTCGGGCGTTCGCGTCGGCCAGGGTGACGAACCCTTCCTGAACGCGGCCAGAGAGGTCTTCGAGGCACACTCCGATGTCGCCGTCTTCGTCTACGGACACACCCACCGCGCGTCGGTCGCCGAGTGGGGCGATCGGGTCGTCGTCAACACGGGCACCTGGCTGAAGAAATTGCAGCACGTCGAGACGTGGTTCTCGCGGCTGCCGGGCGTGTACTACCCCTCGTTTCGACTGAACTACGTTCGGATATTCGCCGACGGCGATCGGATCGTCGTCGAGTACGAGGAGATCGACACCGAGCGGTCGGTCGACCTCACGCGCTTTCAGCGACTCGTCGCGCGCCGGCCACCGGAGCCGGACCCGATTCCAACGCGGACGGTGATCGATCCGGACGGGTCGCTCGAGCTCCCCGCCTCGGAGTCGGATCTCGATGCCGACCTCGAGCGGCGAGTCGCTGCCGGCAGCACCGACGCCGCGGACTCGAGCGCGGGAGAACGTGCGGACGACGAGCGCGACCGCACTCGGTGA
- a CDS encoding DUF7562 family protein produces MWFSRNRTEMVTCLACGAERPRDEAREYDKYGDRWDRADKTFEHLCKSCHRELCHHPRDELEALLVDLEAGERSRDAFLASYLAAVEERYGTLEEEY; encoded by the coding sequence ATGTGGTTCTCCCGGAACCGCACGGAGATGGTGACCTGCCTCGCCTGTGGCGCCGAGCGCCCGCGCGACGAGGCCCGCGAGTACGACAAGTACGGCGACCGCTGGGACCGCGCTGACAAGACGTTCGAACACCTCTGTAAGTCCTGCCACCGCGAGCTCTGTCACCACCCGCGCGACGAACTCGAGGCGCTGCTCGTCGATCTCGAGGCCGGCGAGCGAAGCCGAGACGCGTTTCTCGCGAGCTATCTCGCGGCGGTCGAAGAACGGTACGGCACGCTCGAGGAGGAGTACTGA